The Apus apus isolate bApuApu2 chromosome 21, bApuApu2.pri.cur, whole genome shotgun sequence genome has a segment encoding these proteins:
- the SFN gene encoding 14-3-3 protein sigma, giving the protein MARNHQVQKAKLAEQAERYEDMADFMKAVVEHGEELSNEERNLLSVAYKNVVGCQRSAWRVISSIEHKTEEGDDKAQLVNEYREKVEKELNSVCNNVLNLLETHLIHRASDPESKVFYLKMQGDYFRYLAEVATGDSRKTAIESAQKAYQEAMDISKKEMQPTNPIRLGLALNFSVFHYEIANAPEQAISLAKTTFDEAMGDLHTLSEDSYKDSTLIMQLLRDNLTLWTAECAGEDGGEAGEEPKN; this is encoded by the coding sequence ATGGCAAGAAACCACCAAGTGCAGAAGGCCAAGCTGGCCGAGCAGGCCGAGCGCTACGAGGACATGGCAGACTTCATGAAGGCGGTGGTGGAGCACGGGGAGGAGTTGTCCAACGAGGAGCGCAACCTCCTCTCGGTGGCCTACAAGAACGTGGTGGGTTGCCAGCGCTCGGCCTGGAGGGTCATCTCCAGCATCGAGCACAAAACTGAAGAGGGGGATGACAAGGCCCAGCTGGTGAACGAGTATCGGGAGAAGGTGGAAAAGGAGCTGAACAGCGTCTGCAACAACGTCCTGAACCTGCTGGAAACGCACCTCATCCACAGGGCGAGTGACCCTGAGAGCAAGGTCTTCTACCTGAAGATGCAAGGCGACTATTTCCGATACCTGGCCGAGGTGGCCACTGGGGACAGTCGCAAGACGGCGATCGAAAGTGCCCAGAAAGCCTACCAAGAGGCCATGGACATCAGCAAAAAGGAGATGCAGCCCACGAACCCCATCCGCCTGGGGCTGGCCCTCAACTTCTCCGTCTTCCACTACGAGATCGCCAACGCCCCCGAGCAGGCCATCTCCCTGGCCAAGACCACCTTCGACGAGGCCATGGGGGACCTGCACACGCTCAGCGAAGACTCCTACAAGGACAGCACCCTCATCATGCAGCTGCTCAGGGACAACCTGACGCTATGGACAGCCGAGTGCGCCGGAGAAGATGGTGGAGAGGCCGGTGAAGAGCCCAAGAACTGA